The sequence CGTCGTCGCCCATGTCCGCCGGCCGAAGCTGGTGGCCCTGTCGCTGGTGTGGATGCTGCTCGCCGTGCCGCTCGCGGTGGGAGGGCTGCTGAAGCTCAGCGGCCTGACCGCCCTGCATCCCGACATCGCGCTGGCCGCCTTCATCGTCACCGCCGCCCCGCCGATCATGTCGGCACCGGCCTTCATCGCGCTGATCGGCCTCGACGGGGCGCTGTCGCTGGCGCTGGTCGGCTGCGGCATGCTGCTGACGCCGATCACCGCGCCGCTGATCGGCGGGCTGCTGCTCGGCGAGAGCCTGCCCATCGACGCCTTCGCGCTCGGCCTGCGCCTGACCGGGCTGCTCGCCGCCTCCGCCGGCATGGCGCTGCTGATTCGCCGCTTTGCCGGCAATGCCCGCGTCGTCGGTGCCAAGGAGCATATCGACGGGCTGAACGTCCTGATCCTGTTCATCTTCGCCGTAGCGGTGATGGACGGCGTCGCCGCGCGCTTCATGGCAGCTCCCCTGTTCACCCTGGCGGTGGCGGCGCTGACCTTTGCGGTCGCGCTGACCCAGATGGGGGTGACGTTGCTGGTCTTCTCGCGGGTGCGCCGCGACCAGGGCTTCGTCATCGGTCACGCGGTCGGCAACCGCAACATGGGCCTGCTGGTCGCCGCGCTCGGCGGCACGCTGCCGGATCTCGCCTGGCTCTATTTCGGGCTCGGACAGCTGCCGATCTACCTGCTGCCCTGGCTGCTCAAGCCGCTGGCCAACCGCATCGCCGCCGATCAGGCGGAACGTGACCGGGATCACGGAAGCGCCGCACCCGGCAGCTAGTGTGCACTCAAGGCAATCCTGCCTCGGGAACCTGGCCCATGCGCAATCGACCGACACAAAAAGCCACGCCCCTTGCCGCTGCCGCTCCGCTGGGGGCCGCCGCCGCCCCGCTGGGGGCCGCCGCCCTCGCCTTGCTGGTGACGCTGGGCACCACGCCGGCCTTTGCCGGCGACTACGCGCGGGTCGACGTGATGGGCTTTTCGACAGATGGCAGCCGCTTCGCCTTCGAGGAATATGGCACGCAGGACGGCTCCGGCTTCCCCTATTCCAACATCTACCTGTTCGACGTGGACCGGGACGCCTGGCTCGGAAACAGCCCGTTCCGCCAGCTCGACGAGGTGGGCGATGCAACGCCCGCGCAGGCGCAGGCCGCACTGGAGCGCACCCGCGAGGCCAATCGCGAAGAGGCATGGGACCTGATCGTCTCGGCCGGGATTGCCGGCCGCGGCGACACGGTGGCGCACAATCCGCCGACCGAGCGCGGCGCCGATCCGCACCTGATGATCGCCTCGATGCGTCCGGAAGTGCCCGCCTTCGGCGCGCAGGTGGAATTGCGGCTGACCGAGCACGCCGTGGAGCGCCCGGCGCGCTGCCCGGACGGCTTCGGCGAGATGAAGGGCTTCCGCCTGACGCTGACGCTCGAGGGCGAGACGCGGGTGCTCAACGACGATGCCCGCCTGCCGCAAAGTCGGGGCTGCGCGCTCGGCTACCGGATCGAGCGGCTGGCGCTGCACCACCCCGCGGACGGGGGCCCGACCGCCTTCGCGGTGCTGATCCTGGTGGAGCAGGTCGGCTTCGAGGGACCGGACGGGCGGCATCTGGCGATCACCGGGCGGCTTTAGGGCGCAGGATCGCGCGCGCCTGG comes from Stappia sp. 28M-7 and encodes:
- a CDS encoding sodium:proton symporter encodes the protein MPALALPLTLLAWLGRQGTRAVAISALLGLVLPPLSALFRPLVEEAIFVLLVLAFLRVDPVAVVAHVRRPKLVALSLVWMLLAVPLAVGGLLKLSGLTALHPDIALAAFIVTAAPPIMSAPAFIALIGLDGALSLALVGCGMLLTPITAPLIGGLLLGESLPIDAFALGLRLTGLLAASAGMALLIRRFAGNARVVGAKEHIDGLNVLILFIFAVAVMDGVAARFMAAPLFTLAVAALTFAVALTQMGVTLLVFSRVRRDQGFVIGHAVGNRNMGLLVAALGGTLPDLAWLYFGLGQLPIYLLPWLLKPLANRIAADQAERDRDHGSAAPGS
- a CDS encoding DUF2259 domain-containing protein → MRNRPTQKATPLAAAAPLGAAAAPLGAAALALLVTLGTTPAFAGDYARVDVMGFSTDGSRFAFEEYGTQDGSGFPYSNIYLFDVDRDAWLGNSPFRQLDEVGDATPAQAQAALERTREANREEAWDLIVSAGIAGRGDTVAHNPPTERGADPHLMIASMRPEVPAFGAQVELRLTEHAVERPARCPDGFGEMKGFRLTLTLEGETRVLNDDARLPQSRGCALGYRIERLALHHPADGGPTAFAVLILVEQVGFEGPDGRHLAITGRL